A DNA window from Malus domestica chromosome 12, GDT2T_hap1 contains the following coding sequences:
- the LOC139190096 gene encoding uncharacterized protein: METIFIAHDIWDVVELGVQSQQIPEEEKVSREEGSEAEQVPVEAPTISREDRIKNAKALSLIQGAISDELFPRIRNEKTAKGAWDILRREFRGDKKVRAVKLQAVRADFEYMKMTDSENLDDYLGRFFGIVNNLKLLGEDVSEQRIVQKLLMSLIYDKNEDLHDEGDKITGTERVAKCANEEGVTTGTMFYACHSASIVQDKSVWFVDSACSNHMTSQESLLLNLDRSVTCKVKIGTGDLVQAIGKGTLVVNTKHGKRYINEVLLVPRLDENLLSVGQMMEHGYYVLFGGNMAVIFDDSNLENVVANVVIAGNRCFPLPLESINPVARRASIG; encoded by the exons ATGGAGACTATCTTCATAGCACATGACATATGGGATGTGGTAGAACTCGGAGTGCAATCGCAGCAAATTCCCGAAGAGGAAAAAGTCTCTAGAGAGGAAGGAAGTGAGGCCGAGCAAGTTCCAGTGGAAGCACCCACCATCTCCAGAGAAGATAGAATAAAAAACGCCAAGGCGTTGAGTCTTATACAAGGAGCTATATCAGATGAGCTCTTCCCTCGCATCAGAAATGAGAAGACTGCAAAAGGGGCATGGGACATTCTGAGAAGAGAGTTCAGAGGAGATAAAAAGGTAAGGGCTGTAAAACTTCAAGCAGTTAGAGCTGATTTTGAGTATATGAAAATGACAGATAGTGAAAACCTAGATGACTATTTGGGTAGGTTTTTTGGAATTGTGAATAATCTGAAGCTTCTTGGTGAAGATGTGTCTGAACAAAGAATTGTGCAGAAATTATTGATGAGTCTAA TATATGATAAAAACGAAGACTTACATGATGAAGGGGACAAGATTACTGGTACTGAGAGG GTTGCTAAATGTGCAAATGAGGAAGGTGTGACCACTGGTACAATGTTTTATGCTTGTCACTCAGCGTCAATAGTTCAGGATAAATCTGTGTGGTTTGTGGATAGTGCTTGCAGCAACCACATGACCTCCCAAGAGTCTCTACTGTTGAATCTTGACAGATCAGTTACTTGTAAAGTTAAAATAGGGACGGGTGATTTGGTTCAAGCAATAGGCAAGGGAACACTGGTAGTGAATACAAAACATGGGAAGAGATACATCAATGAAGTTCTGTTGGTTCCAAGACTAGATGAAAATCTGTTGAGTGTTGGTCAAATGATGGAACACGGCTATTATGTTCTGTTTGGTGGTAACATGGCTGTGATCTTTGATGACAGCAACCTAGAGAATGTGGTAGCCAATGTGGTTATAGCAGGGAATAGATGTTTTCCATTGCCTTTAGAATCTATAAATCCAGTAGCTCGAAGAGCCTCAATTGGATAA